In Paenibacillus durus, the DNA window CTTGGAATTTTGCTTACATTCGCACCGGTAACGGCCTGCTATGGCCGTCAGCTGACTCATGTCCGCAAAGCTGAGCATATCCGCCAGATTCATCTTCATCGCCTCGCCGTTTTAATACCATTATGGGATGAATGGCTTTTTTTATTCCATTTTTCGTAAAAAAAATAACCCGAAGGCGATCGGGTTAACGCTGGTTTTGCAGGATATGCCGGGTACAGTTATACAGGAGCGGGTTCCATTCCTTCTCTTGCTTCTCCAGAATCGTAAGGGAAAGATTGCCAATCCGCTGGGTGTATTTGTCCTTATATAGCGCGATATAGAGCTGGGCGAGAAACCCTCCATGCGACACAACGAGCACATTCCGGTCCGGATGCTTCCCGGATAAGTCCTCCATAAAAGCAAGCCCCCGCGCCTGAAGCTGTTCATCCTTCTCTTGGCCGAATTCCTGCTGATTCCAGTTCTTTCCCCATCTAGCTTCACGCTCAGCGGCTGTAAGCCCCTCTACCTGTCCGTAGGCGCGTTCTCTGATACGCTCGTCTGCCTCAAGGAGCGGAAGCCCTAGTCTTCCGGCAATAATTCTCCCCGTTTCTTCCGCACGGGAAAGGTTGCTGGT includes these proteins:
- a CDS encoding histidine phosphatase family protein codes for the protein MLMGLIRHGQTDWNAVGRIQGQSDIPLNGEGRRQAELLAERLLREPYRWDYCITSNLSRAEETGRIIAGRLGLPLLEADERIRERAYGQVEGLTAAEREARWGKNWNQQEFGQEKDEQLQARGLAFMEDLSGKHPDRNVLVVSHGGFLAQLYIALYKDKYTQRIGNLSLTILEKQEKEWNPLLYNCTRHILQNQR